A genomic segment from Triticum dicoccoides isolate Atlit2015 ecotype Zavitan chromosome 1A, WEW_v2.0, whole genome shotgun sequence encodes:
- the LOC119274766 gene encoding carotene epsilon-monooxygenase, chloroplastic-like, which translates to MPAAAFASALASPPPPWAPRLPPRHASLRLLPPRSSSNNSGGGGGDKPTTSWVSPDWLTSLSRSVLGRGNDDSGIPVASAKLDDVQDLLGGALFLPLFKWFREEGPVYRLAAGPRDFVIVSDPAVAKHVLRGYGTRYEKGLVAEVSEFLFGSGFAIAEGALWTVRRRAVVPSLHKKFLSVMVDKVFCKCAERLVEKLETYALSGEPVNMEARFSQMTLDVIGLSLFNYNFDSLTSDSPVIDAVYTALKEAEARSTDLLPYWQIDLLCKIVPRQIKAEKAVNTIRNTVEELITKCKAIVDAENEQIEGEEYVNEADPSILRFLLASREEVSSLQLRDDLLSMLVAGHETTGSVLTWTIYLLSKDPVALRKAQDEVDRVLQGRLPRYEDVKELKYLMRCINESMRLYPHPPVLIRRALVDDVLPGNYKVKTGQDIMISVYNIHRSPEVWDRADEFIPERFDLEGPIPNESNTDFRFIPFSGGPRKCVGDQFALLEAIVALAIVIQKVDIQLVADQKISMTTGATIHTTNGLYMNVSLRKVEQEADLALSPSG; encoded by the exons ATGCCCGCCGCGGCATTCGCCTCCGCGCTCGCGTCTCCTCCTCCGCCGTGGGCCCCACGACTGCCTCCTCGGCACGCTAGCCTGCGCCTGCTCCCGCCaaggagcagcagcaacaacagcggcggcggcggaggggacaAGCCCACCACCTCGTGGGTCAGCCCCGACTGGCTCACGTCGCTGTCCCGCTCGGTGCTCGGCCGGGGGAACGACGACTCGGGGATCCCCGTCGCCTCCGCCAAGCTCGACGACGTGCAGGACCTCCTCGGGGGCGCGCTCTTCCTGCCGCTCTTCAAGTGGTTCCGCGAGGAAGGGCCCGTCTACCGCCTCGCCGCGGGGCCGCGCGACTTCGTCATCGTCAGCGACCCCGCCGTAGCCAAGCACGTCCTCCGCGGGTACGGCACGCGGTACGAGAAGGGGCTCGTCGCCGAGGTCTCCGAGTTCCTCTTTGGCTCTGGGTTCGCCATCGCCGAGGGAGCGCTCTGGACG GTGAGACGTAGAGCAGTTGTACCATCTCTACACAAAAAATTTCTCTCAGTAATGGTTGATAAAGTGTTCTGTAAATGTGCTGAGAGATTGGTGGAAAAGCTCGAGACTTATGCTTTGAGCGGTGAACCTGTTAATATGGAAGCGAGGTTTTCTCAAATGACATTAGATGTGATTGGTTTATCCTTGTTCAACTACAACTTTGATTCCCTCACATCAGATAGTCCTGTTATTGATGCTGTTTACACTGCACTCAAAGAAGCTGAGGCTCGTTCTACAGATCTTTTACCATACTGGCAG ATCGATTTGCTGTGCAAGATTGTTCCTAGACAGATAAAAGCAGAAAAAGCAGTTAACACAATAAGGAATACCGTTGAAGAGCTAATTACAAAATGCAAGGCAATCGTAGATGCTGAAAATGAACAGATTGAGGGTGAAGAATATGTAAATGAGGCAGATCCTAGCATCCTGCGGTTTTTACTTGCTAGCCGTGAAGAG GTCAGCAGTTTGCAGTTACGTGATGATCTATTGTCAATGTTAGTTGCTGGTCATGAAACAACAGGTTCTGTACTGACATGGACTATTTATCTTCTCAGTAAG GATCCAGTAGCACTAAGGAAAGCCCAAGATGAGGTAGATCGTGTTCTACAAGGTAGACTCCCCAGATATGAAGATGTAAAAGAGCTGAAGTACTTGATGCGCTGTATCAATGAGTCCATGCGGCTATACCCACATCCTCCT GTGCTGATACGGCGTGCACTAGTTGATGATGTGCTTCCTGGAAACTACAAGGTTAAAACTGGTCAAGATATTATGATTTCTGTGTACAATATACACAGATCGCCCGAG GTATGGGACAGAGCAGATGAATTCATCCCAGAGAGATTTGATTTGGAGGGTCCCATTCCAAATGAGTCAAACACCGATTTCAG GTTTATCCCTTTCAGTGGAGGTCCTCGAAAGTGTGTTGGAGATCAGTTTGCTCTTTTAGAAGCAATCGTGGCACTTGCAATTGTCATACAAAAGGTGGACATTCAGCTTGTGGCAGATCAAAAAATCAGCATGACCACTGGGGCCACCATCCATACAACCAAT GGACTGTATATGAATGTAAGTCTGCGTAAAGTTGAGCAAGAAGCTGACTTAGCACTGAG TCCATCGGGCTAG
- the LOC119274782 gene encoding RING-H2 finger protein ATL39-like, with translation MATAAHARRLAASRDDPSAAPTSGRSQFDLSSGAATAVVFLSIILCFILLCTYCRCARQRAIAAARGGRAMRHGFPSALLRPADGAALPVVRYADAGAGAKKGQQPEGDCPVCLEAFGDDDGVKVVPACGHVFHAPCIDRWLDVRNSCPVCRCVVVCHYADRAGPGAGDDGDDQEVVLERVVAMIEAIREEEAAARRAPATARVRG, from the coding sequence ATGGCCACGGCGGCGCACGCGAGACGGCTGGCGGCCTCGCGCGACGACCCTTCGGCCGCCCCGACGTCGGGGAGGTCCCAGTTCGACCTCTCGTCGGGGGCGGCCACCGCCGTGGTGTTCCTCTCCATCATCCTCTGCTTCATCCTGCTCTGCACCTACTGCCGCTGCGCTCGGCAGCGCGCCATCGCGGCCGCgcgcggcggccgcgccatgcgccACGGCTTCCCGAGCGCCCTCCTCCGCCCGGCCGACGGCGCGGCGCTGCCCGTGGTGCGCTACGccgacgccggcgccggcgccaagaAGGGGCAGCAGCCGGAGGGGGACTGCCCCGTCTGCCTCGAGGCCttcggcgacgacgacggcgtcaAGGTCGTCCCGGCGTGCGGCCACGTCTTCCACGCCCCCTGCATCGACCGGTGGCTCGACGTGCGCAACTCGTGCCCCGTCTGCCGGTGCGTCGTGGTCTGCCACTACGCCGACCGCGCAGGCCCGGgtgccggcgacgacggcgacgaccaggAGGTCGTCCTGGAGCGCGTGGTCGCCATGATCGAAGCTATAAGAGAAGAGGAGGCCGCGGCGAGGCGCGCGCCGGCGACCGCGAGGGTCCGGGGGTGA